Within the Echinicola sp. 20G genome, the region CCATGGGAGCGATGTTGGGGAAACTGGTGGCAGAAAGTGGTGCTGCGCAAAGAATAGCAGATTTTTTGATGAGTATTTTTGGAAAGAAATATATCCATTGGGCCATGATGCTAACTGGCTTGGTGGTTGGAATCCCGTTGTTTTACAATGTGGGTTTTGTCTTATTAGTACCCTTGGTTTTTACTGTGGCCTACCAGTATAGACTTCCAGCGGTTTTTGTTGGGATGCCATTGTTAGCAGCTTTGTCCGTGACCCACGGTTTTTTGCCACCTCATCCATCACCTGCGGCCTTGGTGGCGCAGTTTGATGCCAACATGGGGCTTACCTTATTATATGGGATCATTATAGCTGTGCCTACCATTTTGGTTGCGGGGCCTTTATTTTCCCAAATGTTGAAAAAGATTCCTTCCAGTCCCTTGGAGACATTTCGAGCCAGCTCAAAGCCAGAAGAAGAATTGCCAGGGACATTTAATAGTTTCTTTTCAGCCCTTTTACCAGTTGTTTTGTTGATTAGTACTACGGTTTTGGCACTTCAGGTTCCAGAGGAACATTCATTCTATCCTTATATTTTGTTTGTTTCCGACCCGGGAATGGTTATGTTGATCTCCTTACTCGTAGCTACTTTTACATTGGGGCTGAAAATGGAAGTGGGAATGAAGGAACTCATGGATATCTATGTGGTGGCAGTCAAGGATGTTTCAATGATCATTTTGATCATTGCGGGTGCTGGAGCCTTGAAACAAGTATTGATGGATAGTGGAGTGAGTCAAGTGATAGCAGATGGATTAGAAGGTTGGGAGGTGCATCCATTGGTATTGGCTTGGACCATTACAGCGGTGATCAGGGTTTGTGTAGGTTCAGCAACAGTTGCTGGATTGACCACAGCTGGGATCATAGGGCCATTGATTCACGATGCTGGTGCTGACCCAAATTTGGTGGTGCTGGCTATTGGTGCAGGAAGCTTGATGTTTTCTCATTTTAATGATGCTGGCTTTTGGATGTATAAGGAATTTTTCAATGTAAGTATAAAGGATACCATCAAGTCTTGGTCAGTAATGGAAACCATAGTGGCCGTAGTAGGGCTTTTTGGGGTAATGATCTTGGATTGGATTTTGTTTTGAGATTGAAGTAAATTGTAAACACTTTAGAAAAGGTATCAATAAAAAAGACCAATATGTCAGCGGAAGAGAACTTTAATAAGCTAGAACTTAATTTACCACCTGCTCCCAAGCCTTTGGGAGTTTATAAGCCTTGCTTGATTGACGGTAAATATTTGTATTTATCGGGACACGGAACGGTGAAGGATGATGGAACCCTGATCATGGGGAGAATTGGACAGGAAATGGATATGGAGCAAGGTAAGCTAGCCGCTAGGCAAGTAGGCTTGGCCATGCTTTCCACAATTCGGGCCAACCTTGGAAGCCTTAACAAGGTAAAAAGAGTGATCAAGGTGTTGGGTATGGTAAACTGTGTACCTGAATTTGAAAAACACCCTTATGTCATCAATGGCTGCAGCGAACTTTTTGCGGCTGTCTGGGGGGAAGAAAATGGGATTGGGGTTAGAAGCGCTGTAGGCTTTGGCTCTCTTCCCGATAATATTCCAGTAGAAGTTGAAGCTGTTTTTGAACTACATTAATTATGCCTGAAGACTTAGAAGACTGGTATGTTGTAAGAGATGTAGAGAAGATAGATTCACCTGCTTTGATCGTTTACCCCAAAAGGGTGAGGAATAATATCAAAAAGCTTAAATCGATGGTCAAGAGCCTCGATCAGCTCCAACCTCATGTCAAGACATTCAAATGTAGGGAAGTGGTGGACATGTTGATGGAGGAAGGGATACTCCAGTTTAAATGTGCCACCATAGCCGAGGCAGAGATGTTGGCGATCGCAGGAGCCAAGGAAGTGCTGATTGCCTACCCAATGGTTGGTCCTAAGGTGAACAGAATGATCAAGCTGATGTTGGCCTATCAAGATACCCAATTTTCATGTCTGGTAGATTGCCCAGAACAGGCACTGCACCTTTCGAACCATACCCATCAGGCTGATGTATATCTCCGCGTTTATGTGGATATAAATGTAGGAACGGATAGAACCGGAATCGGTCCAAATGAAGGTGCCATGGAGCTTTATGATTTTTGTAAAGAAACCAGCCACTTGATCACGATGGGATTGCATATTTACGATGGACATATTAGGCAACTGGATATCAATGAGCGAGCGAGATGTTGTGACGAAGCTTTCGAACCTGTTAATAAAATGATGGACCAGATCGTGAAAAAGTATGGTCAGGATATAAAAGTAATAGCAGGAGGAACCCCTACATTTCCCATTCATCAAAAGCGAAAAGGGGTAATTTGTAGCCCGGGGACATTTGTCTATTGGGATAAAGGGTATCATGATGCCTTGCCTGAGCAGCAATTTGATTTTGGTGCTGTTTTGCTCTGCAGGGTAGTTTCTAAGCCGGCACCTCATCTGGCCTGTTTGGACTTGGGTTATAAATCAATTGCTTCTGAAGGCTCCTTGGAAAACAGGGCTTGGTTTTTAGGGTATCCAAAATGGAAAATTGTTGGTCATCATGAGGAACATATGGTGGTGGATGTGGGCAGGGATTCTTTAGAAGTGGGCCAAGAAATCTATGCTGTTCCAAATCATATTTGCCCAACTGTTGCGATGTATGATAAGGTGCTTACTGTTGAAAGTCATGTGGTAAATGGTAAATGGTTGACTTTGGCTAGAAAAAGGAAAATTAACATTTAATGTATGCCATTTTAGCGCTCATTATTGATATAGGCTTTTATCAACAAAACTCTAACAAGAAATATAAATATGTTCACCATAGATGCCCATTTGGATTTAAGCATGAATGCTTTGGAGTGGAACAGGGATCTAACACAGCCTGTAGCGACTATCAATGCTCGTGAGCAAGGTCAAAACGATAAGCCAGACAGAGGGAAAGCTACTGTTTCTTTGCCTTCATTGCGGGAAGGGGATGTTGGGCTGGTAGTGGCGACGCAAATAGCGAGGTATGTTGCTCCCGATAATCCTTTGCCCGGTTGGCATTCGCCTGCGCAAGCATGGGCCCAGACCCAAGGACAATTGGCTTGGTATAAGGCCATGGAGGACGCTGGGGAAATGGTTCAAATAAGGGATTTGGATGGGTTGGAGAAGCATTTGAGTTTATGGAAATGTGATTTGCCCAATGAAGATAAGCCGATTGGTTATATCTTATCCTTGGAAGGGGCAGATTCGATTGTTGATCTGAGCTATCTTGAAAAAGCCTACGATTATGGTTTGAGAGCGCTTGGACCAGCCCATTATGGTCCCGGAAGGTATGCGCAGGGAACTGATGCGACAGGTTTTATGGGTAAGAAGGGGCAAGAACTTCTAAAAGAGATGGAGCGTCTGAATATTGTTTTGGATGCGACACACCTTTGTGATGATAGTTTTTGGGAAGCAATGGAGCACTTTAATGGCCATGTGTGGGCCAGTCACAATAACTGTAGAGCTTTGGTGGATCATAACAGGCAGTTTAGTGATGAGCAGATCAAAGCGCTCATAGAAAGAGGAGCCGTTATTGGTGGGGCCTTGGATGCTTGGATGATGGTTTCAGGTTGGGTGAGAGGGAAGTCCACACCTTTGGAAACAGGCTGTAACCTAGAGATCCTGTTAGATCATCTGGATCATATCTGTCAGCTGGCAGGAAATGCAGATCACATTGGCATTGGAACGGATTTAGATGGTGCTTTTGGAAAGGAACAATGCCCTTATGATCTGGAGACAATTTCAGATTTACAAAAAATCCCAAAATTATTGGGGAAAAGAGGTTATTCAAATATAGATATTGAGAAAGTCATGTACGGAAATTGGCTCAGATTTTTGAGAAAGGCATGGTCCTGATGTAACAGACCTTTTTCTAGAGTGATATGGGTTGATAACTTATTGAAATACAGTGGTTATTTTTGATGGTGATGTGCTATTGTCCTCTAATTTTTTCAATCCAAATTATTTGATGTTGCAAAAAATCAGTACCTTTGCAGTCCGTTCGGGTGGACGGTTTTTGTTTTGCCATTTGGTGAAATGAAAAATTCACAACTAAAAACCTCAGCCTGAAGACTCTAGGGCTGTTGAAAGTCAGAGTCGTTTACTAATATGTCTAATAACGAAGATTTTAACTGGGACAAGTTCGAAACCAAAGGTTTTGGTGAAGGCTACACTTCTGCCGAGAGAGCAGAGATGGAAAAACTTTATGACCAAACCTTGACTGAAATCAGTGAGAAGGAAGTAATCAAAGGTACTGTAGTAGGTGTCAATGATAAGGATGTGATCATCAACATCGGTTTCAAATCTGATGGTTTGGTGCCAAGAACTGAATTCCGTGACCTTCCTGATCTTAAGATCGGTGACGAAGTAGAACTTTTCATTGAAGAGCAAGAAAATGCATTGGGTCAATTGGTTCTTTCTAGAAAGAAAGCCAAAATGGTACGTGCATGGCAAGACATCGAAGATGCACTTGAGTTTGACAATGTGATCGAAGGTCTTGTGAAAAGAAGAACCAAAGGTGGTTTGATCGTAGATATCTACGGTGTAGAAGCCTTCTTGCCAGGTTCTCAAATTGACGTGAAGCCTATCAGAGACTTTGATGTTTATGTAGGTAAGAAAATGGAAGTAAAAGTGGTTAAGATCAACCACGCTAATGATAACGTTGTTGTTTCTCACAAAGTATTGATCGAGAAAGATCTAGAGAAGCAAAAAGCAGAAATCCTAAACAACCTAGAGAAAGGTCAGGTATTGGAAGGTGTGATCAAGAACATGACCAACTTCGGTGTATTCATCGACTTGGGTGGTGTAGATGGTCTACTTCACATTACAGATATCTCTTGGGGCAGAATCAACCATCCAGAAGAAGTGCTTAACCTTGACGATAAAGTTCAGGTGGTGGTACTTGACTTCGATGATGACAAGAAACGTATCTCTTTGGGTATGAAGCAGCTTACTGCTCATCCTTGGGATTCTCTTTCTGCTGAATTGGAAGTTGGTTCTAAAGTGAAAGGTAAAATCGTTAATGTTGCTGACTATGGTGCATTCCTTGAGTTGGCTCCAGGCGTTGAAGGTTTGATCCACGTATCTGAGATGTCTTGGTCTCAGCACTTGAGAAACCCTGCCGATTTTGTTAAAGTAGGAGACGAAATCGAAGCAGTAGTACTTACTTTGGACAAAGAAGACAGAAAAATGTCTCTTGGTATCAAGCAATTGACTGAAGATCCATGGACTAAGCAAGACATGGTGACTAAGTATGCTGTAAGCACTAAGCACAAAGGCGTGGTAAGAAACTTGACTAATTTCGGATTGTTCCTTGAGCTTGAAGAAGGTATCGACGGTCTTGTACACGTTTCTGATCTTTCTTGGACTAAGAAAATCAAGCACCCATCTGAGTACGTTAAGGTAGGGGATGAATTAGAAGTAATCGTTCTTGAGCTTGATGTTGACAACAGAAGATTGGCCCTAGGTCATAAGCAATTGGAAGAAAACCCATGGGATACTTTTGAAGGTATCTTCCCTGTAGGTTCTGTTCACAAGTGTACTGTTGTTTCTAAAAATGACAAAGGTGCGGTTCTAGAACTTCCTTACGGATTGGAAGGATTCGCTACTATCAAAAACCTAGAGAAAGAAGACGGTTCTCAAGTAGAAGTTGGAGAAGCTCTTGACTTCAGAGTAACTGAATTCTCTAAAGATGATAAGCGTATCGTTCTTTCTCACACTGCTACTTTCAAAGAAGAAGCTATCCCTGCTGCTAAGCCAGCTAAGAAAGCTGCTCCTAAGAAGAAAGCTGCTGGTGCTGAGCCTCAAGAGAAGTCTACTCTTGGAGACCTAGATGCTCTTTCTGCATTGAAAGAGAAAATGGAAGGTGGAGACAAAAAATAAGCATAAGCTTATTCCGCTATAAAAGTAAAAGCATCCGCCGCGGCGGATGCTTTTTTTGTTTTTGTGGGGGATAGATTTTTTATATGACTTTAAGTCGTGATCTAAATCGCTATTGGTCCTCGTTGGGGATCTTTAAATCCAGATTAAATTGCTTGTTCAGTTTTTTGATGAGGTAAGCAGAAAGTAGGGGTGACTCCTTCTCAATATTTTGATGTACAAAGAAGTAGAGTTTTTGCAGACCCATCTCTCTCCAGCTGATGATTCTTTCCATCCAATCATCCAATCGGCTGTAATCGCTCTCAGCATTGGCTCCAACATAACGAATAAAGGCAGTGTCATTAGTAAGCCTCATATGGAGCATGTCCCTTCTGCCTGCTGTATCAACAACGATATTTGCCCGATTGTTGTCAACCAATAGATTACAATAGTTGTTCAAAACCTCTTCATTAGCAAACCACTCAGCATTTCTTAATTCCAAGGCAAGTGGGATTTCTGGTGGGAATTCATTGACAAACTTCTCTACCCTGTCAAAATCTTTTGGTTTGAAATTATCGTGCATTTGAAGAAAAGCCATGCCCAGCTTGTCTTCAAAATTGGCAATAGCATCTGCGAAGGCCATTACAGGTTCCTGTACATTGATCAGACGTTTGAAGTGGCTGACAGAATTAGGTATTTTAGGAAAGAATTTAAACCCTTTAGGTGTTTTGTCCGCCCAAGTTTTCACTTGTTCTATGCTGGGAGAGCTGTAGAATGTAGCATTGAGCTCAATGGAGTTGAATTGTGTAGAGTAATAGGTCAGCTCATCTTTGGTGCCTCTTGGGTAGAATCCCTTTAGGTCAGACCTGTTCCATTTGGCACATCCCACATATACTTCAAAGGGTTTGTCGGATTTATATTTATTGAGGATTTTTTTTGTTTCCGGATGGTCTTCCGGTAAGGTAAAATCTATGGATGAAGGATCTTCAACACTTCCGAATTTCATGGTTTGGTCTTTTAAGTTTTATGGACCTTTAATTTAAGAAAAATATGGAAAGAATAAATGTTCTTTTAGGTCAAAGGTTGCCCAATATATCACTTGGATGAAATGCGTGTTTGTGCTAGAACGGTAAGGTGAATTGAGCTAAAAAATTGAAAAAGCATCCGCCATAGTGGATGCTTTTTTGAGTGAGGTCGAGAGCGGATTCGAACCGCTGTACAAGGTTTTGCAGACCTCTGCCTAGCCACTCGGCCACTCGACCATCTGAATTGAGATGCAAATGTATAGATATTCTGGTTTTATGCAAAATTGTTGAATTAAAATTTTAGTAATTTTTATCACGTCTTATTAAAAGATTTTAATCAGTTGGGCTCCGACATTGCAAATTGGTTGCCGATGTACAGTTCAAATAGAACTAATTGCTCAAAACTAGTTATTTATAAAGGTTCTAAATAGAAATCTAAAAATAAGTTAAGGCTTTAAGAGGCTGTTTTTCAGTATTATAGGTGCTTTTTGAGCTTTGAGGTAATTTGGCTGAAGCATATTATACGGGTTTGAAAAATAGAAGTTGGGTAGTACATTTGTGGGGAGTTTTAAAAACCGTGAAATAAACTGATTAAAGAGTTATAAATATGTCAATCAAACGCTCATTATTAAGTGTTCCGTTCAGATTTTGCAACATGGCGTTGATTTTTTTCCTTTTGATAGGAATAAATGCTTTTGCTGCTGACCCTGAAGTATCTGATAGTGATGAAGCCGTCAAGGCCGGTGAGTCACTCTTCAATGCTAATTGTAAAACCTGTCACAAGCTAGATCAAAAGTTTACTGGCCCTGCATTAAGAGGTGTAAGTGATCGTAGAGATATAGCCTGGATCCAGGCATTCGTTAAAAACTCACAAAAAGTGATCCAAGCTGGAGATCCTACAGCTACTGCTCTTTTTGCAGAATTTAACAACACGGTGATGCCTGCCCACCCATTCTTAAGTGATGAAGACGTCATGAGCCTGTTGTCTTACATTGAGTTTGGAGGTAAGGAAGAAGCTGCGGTCGCTACTGCCGAAGGAGGTGCTGGTGCTGCAGCAACAACTGGAGGTGTTCCAAGTGAATACTTAACCATTATTTTAGCGGTTTTAGTGGTTGTGTTGTTGTTGATCCTAATTGTTTTAGGACTGATTGTTTCCGTGTTGACCAAATACTTGAACAAGCAGCCACTTGAGGAAGATGACAAAGAGTTTATCAATCAAAAGACAGATCTTAAGAAAGTATTCAGAAGTGACGCTTTCATAATCATTATCACAGCGATAGTTATATCTCTTGTAGCTAAAACAGCAATTGATGGCTTGTTCTCAGTAGGTGTTCAACAAGGTTACCAACCAACACAGCCTATTGCTTTCTCTCACAAGCTTCACGCTGGTGATAAAGAGATTCCTTGTCAGTACTGTCACACCGGAGTTGAGATCGGAAGGTCTGCCAATATTCCTTCTCCTAACATCTGTATGAACTGCCATATGCACATTCAGAATGTGGAGGGTAAAGAAGGTGTGTCCACTGAGATTCAGAAAATATACGATGCAATAGATAATGATCAGCCGATAGAGTGGGTAAGGGTTCACAACCTACCTGATTTGGCATATTTCAATCACTCACAACACGTGAAGGTGGGTCAGATTGAGTGTCAAACTTGTCACGGTCCTATAGAGGAGATGGAAGTAGTAGGCCAGCACAGTGCCTTGACTATGGGATGGTGTATTGACTGTCACAGAAAGACAGACATCCAAACTGCTGGTAACGAGTACTACGATAAGTTGGTACAGTTGCACGCGGAGTCTAAATCAAA harbors:
- a CDS encoding gluconate:H+ symporter, which produces MTILFVLLSILLLVLLIVWAKINPFIAFLITSITAGFLLGIPAQDIAASVQKGMGNLLGDLIIIITMGAMLGKLVAESGAAQRIADFLMSIFGKKYIHWAMMLTGLVVGIPLFYNVGFVLLVPLVFTVAYQYRLPAVFVGMPLLAALSVTHGFLPPHPSPAALVAQFDANMGLTLLYGIIIAVPTILVAGPLFSQMLKKIPSSPLETFRASSKPEEELPGTFNSFFSALLPVVLLISTTVLALQVPEEHSFYPYILFVSDPGMVMLISLLVATFTLGLKMEVGMKELMDIYVVAVKDVSMIILIIAGAGALKQVLMDSGVSQVIADGLEGWEVHPLVLAWTITAVIRVCVGSATVAGLTTAGIIGPLIHDAGADPNLVVLAIGAGSLMFSHFNDAGFWMYKEFFNVSIKDTIKSWSVMETIVAVVGLFGVMILDWILF
- a CDS encoding RidA family protein yields the protein MSAEENFNKLELNLPPAPKPLGVYKPCLIDGKYLYLSGHGTVKDDGTLIMGRIGQEMDMEQGKLAARQVGLAMLSTIRANLGSLNKVKRVIKVLGMVNCVPEFEKHPYVINGCSELFAAVWGEENGIGVRSAVGFGSLPDNIPVEVEAVFELH
- a CDS encoding D-TA family PLP-dependent enzyme, which encodes MPEDLEDWYVVRDVEKIDSPALIVYPKRVRNNIKKLKSMVKSLDQLQPHVKTFKCREVVDMLMEEGILQFKCATIAEAEMLAIAGAKEVLIAYPMVGPKVNRMIKLMLAYQDTQFSCLVDCPEQALHLSNHTHQADVYLRVYVDINVGTDRTGIGPNEGAMELYDFCKETSHLITMGLHIYDGHIRQLDINERARCCDEAFEPVNKMMDQIVKKYGQDIKVIAGGTPTFPIHQKRKGVICSPGTFVYWDKGYHDALPEQQFDFGAVLLCRVVSKPAPHLACLDLGYKSIASEGSLENRAWFLGYPKWKIVGHHEEHMVVDVGRDSLEVGQEIYAVPNHICPTVAMYDKVLTVESHVVNGKWLTLARKRKINI
- a CDS encoding dipeptidase; translated protein: MFTIDAHLDLSMNALEWNRDLTQPVATINAREQGQNDKPDRGKATVSLPSLREGDVGLVVATQIARYVAPDNPLPGWHSPAQAWAQTQGQLAWYKAMEDAGEMVQIRDLDGLEKHLSLWKCDLPNEDKPIGYILSLEGADSIVDLSYLEKAYDYGLRALGPAHYGPGRYAQGTDATGFMGKKGQELLKEMERLNIVLDATHLCDDSFWEAMEHFNGHVWASHNNCRALVDHNRQFSDEQIKALIERGAVIGGALDAWMMVSGWVRGKSTPLETGCNLEILLDHLDHICQLAGNADHIGIGTDLDGAFGKEQCPYDLETISDLQKIPKLLGKRGYSNIDIEKVMYGNWLRFLRKAWS
- the rpsA gene encoding 30S ribosomal protein S1 encodes the protein MSNNEDFNWDKFETKGFGEGYTSAERAEMEKLYDQTLTEISEKEVIKGTVVGVNDKDVIINIGFKSDGLVPRTEFRDLPDLKIGDEVELFIEEQENALGQLVLSRKKAKMVRAWQDIEDALEFDNVIEGLVKRRTKGGLIVDIYGVEAFLPGSQIDVKPIRDFDVYVGKKMEVKVVKINHANDNVVVSHKVLIEKDLEKQKAEILNNLEKGQVLEGVIKNMTNFGVFIDLGGVDGLLHITDISWGRINHPEEVLNLDDKVQVVVLDFDDDKKRISLGMKQLTAHPWDSLSAELEVGSKVKGKIVNVADYGAFLELAPGVEGLIHVSEMSWSQHLRNPADFVKVGDEIEAVVLTLDKEDRKMSLGIKQLTEDPWTKQDMVTKYAVSTKHKGVVRNLTNFGLFLELEEGIDGLVHVSDLSWTKKIKHPSEYVKVGDELEVIVLELDVDNRRLALGHKQLEENPWDTFEGIFPVGSVHKCTVVSKNDKGAVLELPYGLEGFATIKNLEKEDGSQVEVGEALDFRVTEFSKDDKRIVLSHTATFKEEAIPAAKPAKKAAPKKKAAGAEPQEKSTLGDLDALSALKEKMEGGDKK
- a CDS encoding DUF72 domain-containing protein encodes the protein MKFGSVEDPSSIDFTLPEDHPETKKILNKYKSDKPFEVYVGCAKWNRSDLKGFYPRGTKDELTYYSTQFNSIELNATFYSSPSIEQVKTWADKTPKGFKFFPKIPNSVSHFKRLINVQEPVMAFADAIANFEDKLGMAFLQMHDNFKPKDFDRVEKFVNEFPPEIPLALELRNAEWFANEEVLNNYCNLLVDNNRANIVVDTAGRRDMLHMRLTNDTAFIRYVGANAESDYSRLDDWMERIISWREMGLQKLYFFVHQNIEKESPLLSAYLIKKLNKQFNLDLKIPNEDQ
- a CDS encoding c-type cytochrome, with product MSIKRSLLSVPFRFCNMALIFFLLIGINAFAADPEVSDSDEAVKAGESLFNANCKTCHKLDQKFTGPALRGVSDRRDIAWIQAFVKNSQKVIQAGDPTATALFAEFNNTVMPAHPFLSDEDVMSLLSYIEFGGKEEAAVATAEGGAGAAATTGGVPSEYLTIILAVLVVVLLLILIVLGLIVSVLTKYLNKQPLEEDDKEFINQKTDLKKVFRSDAFIIIITAIVISLVAKTAIDGLFSVGVQQGYQPTQPIAFSHKLHAGDKEIPCQYCHTGVEIGRSANIPSPNICMNCHMHIQNVEGKEGVSTEIQKIYDAIDNDQPIEWVRVHNLPDLAYFNHSQHVKVGQIECQTCHGPIEEMEVVGQHSALTMGWCIDCHRKTDIQTAGNEYYDKLVQLHAESKSKDALKVKDIGGLECAKCHY